One Paroedura picta isolate Pp20150507F chromosome 3, Ppicta_v3.0, whole genome shotgun sequence genomic window carries:
- the WBP2 gene encoding WW domain-binding protein 2 isoform X1, which translates to MALNRNNSEEGGVIVNNSESILMNYSHIEITFHDMEHMPDAFKGTKKGSVFLTPYRVIFVSKGKDPMQSFMMPFYLMKDCEIKQPVFGANYIKGSVKAEAGGGWEGSVTFKMTFSAGGAIEFGQRMLQVASQASRGEVPNGAYGYSYMPNGGYTFPPLAANGMYPSPPAGYPYPPPPPAEFYPGPPVDGAMGYMQPPPPPYPGPMEPPASGPDLPSTPAAEAKAAEAAASAYYSPGNPHNVYMPMDQPPPPPYFPPEDKKTQ; encoded by the exons ATGGCGCTAAACAGGAATAATTCGGAGGAGGGAGGGGTTATTGTCAATAACAGTGAGAG CATTTTGATGAATTATAGTCACATTGAAATAACATTCCATGATATGGAGCATATGCCAGATGCATTCAAAGGGACCAAGAAGGGGAGTGTCTTCCTGACCCCATATCGT GTAATCTTTGTGTCTAAAGGAAAGGATCCAATGCAGTCTTTCATGATGCCCTTTTATTTGATGAAAGACTGTGAGATTAAGCAGCCAGTTTTTGGAGCAAATTACATCAAGGGTTCAGTGAAGGCAGAGGCAGGAG GTGGTTGGGAAGGATCTGTAACATTCAAAATGACATTCTCAGCTGGAGGCGCCATTGAATTTGGACAGCGTATGCTTCAAGTGGCATCTCAAG CTTCAAGAGGCGAGGTCCCCAATGGAGCTTATGGTTACTCATACATGCCAAATGGGGGTTATACCTTTCCACCCCTTGCTGCCAATGGGATGTACCCTTCTCCTCCTGCAGGGTATCCCTATCCACCGCCACCTCCTG CAGAGTTCTATCCTGGTCCCCCAGTAGATGGAGCCATGGGATAcatgcagcctcctcctcctccctatcCTGGGCCCATGGAGCCACCTGCCTCAGGCCCAGACCTTCCATCTACACCAGCAG CTGAAGCTAAGGCTGCAGAAGCTGCTGCAAGTGCTTATTACAGCCCAGGCAACCCACACAATGTCTACATGCCCATG gaccagcctcctcctcctccttattttCCACCAGAGGACAAGAAAACTCAGTAA
- the WBP2 gene encoding WW domain-binding protein 2 isoform X2: MALNRNNSEEGGVIVNNSESILMNYSHIEITFHDMEHMPDAFKGTKKGSVFLTPYRVIFVSKGKDPMQSFMMPFYLMKDCEIKQPVFGANYIKGSVKAEAGGGWEGSVTFKMTFSAGGAIEFGQRMLQVASQASRGEVPNGAYGYSYMPNGGYTFPPLAANGMYPSPPAGYPYPPPPPEFYPGPPVDGAMGYMQPPPPPYPGPMEPPASGPDLPSTPAAEAKAAEAAASAYYSPGNPHNVYMPMDQPPPPPYFPPEDKKTQ; the protein is encoded by the exons ATGGCGCTAAACAGGAATAATTCGGAGGAGGGAGGGGTTATTGTCAATAACAGTGAGAG CATTTTGATGAATTATAGTCACATTGAAATAACATTCCATGATATGGAGCATATGCCAGATGCATTCAAAGGGACCAAGAAGGGGAGTGTCTTCCTGACCCCATATCGT GTAATCTTTGTGTCTAAAGGAAAGGATCCAATGCAGTCTTTCATGATGCCCTTTTATTTGATGAAAGACTGTGAGATTAAGCAGCCAGTTTTTGGAGCAAATTACATCAAGGGTTCAGTGAAGGCAGAGGCAGGAG GTGGTTGGGAAGGATCTGTAACATTCAAAATGACATTCTCAGCTGGAGGCGCCATTGAATTTGGACAGCGTATGCTTCAAGTGGCATCTCAAG CTTCAAGAGGCGAGGTCCCCAATGGAGCTTATGGTTACTCATACATGCCAAATGGGGGTTATACCTTTCCACCCCTTGCTGCCAATGGGATGTACCCTTCTCCTCCTGCAGGGTATCCCTATCCACCGCCACCTCCTG AGTTCTATCCTGGTCCCCCAGTAGATGGAGCCATGGGATAcatgcagcctcctcctcctccctatcCTGGGCCCATGGAGCCACCTGCCTCAGGCCCAGACCTTCCATCTACACCAGCAG CTGAAGCTAAGGCTGCAGAAGCTGCTGCAAGTGCTTATTACAGCCCAGGCAACCCACACAATGTCTACATGCCCATG gaccagcctcctcctcctccttattttCCACCAGAGGACAAGAAAACTCAGTAA